A genome region from Bradyrhizobium sp. WSM1417 includes the following:
- a CDS encoding FkbM family methyltransferase has protein sequence MATDNAPSSAPFGAFAPNAAQAAIIRLATQSELKRGAFRPWLSRLVNLLRGGPVDVQYQGASFRFYHQGSATERGALFNPDYNLDELDFLRQHTPAGGVFVDVGANVGTFALVMARQVGPSGKVVAIEPHPMTFGRLSFNQAASKATQVRLVQAAAGDSDGELMIESGGGNLGATHVVTGTASAEAIKVPSLRLTRILDEAGVTKVDALKIDVEGFEDRVLIGFFRDAPQSLWPRAVVIEHLSHKEWREDCIADMVARGFVVARKTRSNTFLSR, from the coding sequence TTGGCGACCGACAATGCCCCTTCGTCCGCGCCGTTCGGCGCGTTTGCGCCGAACGCGGCGCAGGCCGCGATCATTCGCCTCGCGACACAATCGGAGCTGAAGCGCGGCGCGTTCCGGCCCTGGCTGTCGCGGCTCGTGAACCTGCTGCGCGGTGGTCCCGTCGACGTGCAGTACCAGGGCGCATCGTTCCGCTTCTATCACCAGGGCAGCGCGACCGAGCGCGGCGCGCTGTTCAATCCCGATTACAATCTCGACGAACTCGACTTCCTGCGCCAGCACACCCCGGCGGGCGGCGTGTTCGTCGACGTCGGCGCCAATGTCGGCACCTTTGCACTGGTGATGGCGCGACAGGTCGGGCCATCGGGGAAAGTGGTCGCGATCGAGCCGCATCCGATGACGTTTGGACGGCTGTCGTTCAACCAGGCCGCGTCGAAAGCGACGCAGGTGCGCCTGGTGCAGGCGGCCGCCGGCGACAGCGACGGCGAGCTGATGATCGAGAGCGGCGGCGGCAATCTCGGCGCCACCCATGTCGTCACCGGCACGGCCAGCGCGGAGGCGATCAAAGTGCCCTCGCTGCGGCTGACGCGCATTCTCGACGAGGCCGGCGTGACGAAGGTGGACGCGTTGAAGATCGACGTCGAGGGCTTCGAGGATCGCGTGCTGATCGGCTTCTTCCGCGACGCGCCGCAATCGCTGTGGCCGCGCGCGGTGGTGATCGAGCATTTGTCACACAAGGAATGGCGGGAAGATTGTATCGCCGACATGGTCGCGCGCGGCTTTGTGGTTGCGCGCAAGACGCGGAGCAATACGTTCCTGTCGCGTTGA
- a CDS encoding VOC family protein, with the protein MIDHMGFPVSDYERAKAFYAKALAPLGYGLIMEVTQEQTGHDPAAGFGADGKPDFWIGGEGALNKPVHVAILAKDRAAVDAFYKAAIAAGGRDNGPPGIRAHYHPTYYGAFVLDPDGHNIEAVCHAPE; encoded by the coding sequence ATGATCGACCATATGGGCTTCCCGGTCTCCGACTATGAGCGCGCCAAGGCGTTCTACGCCAAGGCATTGGCTCCGCTCGGCTACGGCCTGATCATGGAGGTCACGCAGGAGCAGACCGGACACGATCCGGCCGCCGGCTTCGGCGCCGATGGCAAGCCGGATTTCTGGATCGGCGGCGAGGGCGCGCTGAACAAGCCGGTGCACGTCGCGATCCTGGCAAAGGACCGCGCCGCGGTGGATGCGTTCTACAAGGCGGCGATTGCGGCGGGCGGGCGCGACAACGGGCCGCCGGGCATTCGGGCGCATTACCATCCGACCTATTACGGCGCCTTCGTGCTCGACCCCGACGGCCACAACATCGAGGCGGTTTGCCACGCGCCGGAATAG